GGAAAAATTGATatcaaataaataatcatatttacACTTTTTTCTGAGCTTAGATAAAATACAGTGTATTAAAACATTTCATTTgaagataaaaacaatacacTGGCTCTCATAAATGGaacatattaaacaataaaacatgttaAAGTTATTGATAAACAGACAGACTTTGCTTCAGTTGTGTAGGTCTGCTCAGAAGTTCCAGGAATCTCTAGAACCTGTTGTTGAATTAATGTTCCACCTGGATTTTTGAAGATACTACACAGACCTGTGCAATATCATCATATTCATACGTTCTCTTCAAAAACGTGTCCGTGAGCCTTAATCCAGAAACACTCTAgtgaaacaaaaaagaaacttCATTAAATTTCCAGAAATAAAGCTCAATAACAGTTTTGCTTCTCGCCCCAGTCGCTAAAACGTTAAGGTTATGGCTCTGATCCCAAAAAAGCAGAAAATCCTGATGCAACACTCACCTGCAGGCCCTGTACAGATGACAGCAGTGTGAGTGTAAGGTAGAGGGAGGAGTTGGGGTGGAGTTTGCCAAGCTGTCTTCCAGATACACAGCACCAGTGAATTGCATTTGTGTTACACATTTCCAGAATCAGATCCATGGTCCTTTCACTGCTAGAGAGAAGGGAAGAATATGCATCATTATTCTAGATCTTACTGTATAGAAGAGAAAGAAAAGTCTCATTGTGGTGAGCTGGCAAAATTTATAACCCATTGGCAAACAGGTATTTTATGTGAGTTATGCACAAGATGATGCCAATGCGATGACAAATGGCCATTAAAAAAAGGGGAACACCCACCAGATGAGCTTTGCAAATGATTGCTTTTAGTTTTGTGCGGTTTTCTACTGGAAAATAAGATGTATCTACTAGTTTCCTGAAGGGGTCAGTTTACATGGGCCAAGTGAGTAAAGAACAAGTCTAAGCTCTCACCTTCCCTATTCACTATATATCATATCACCTGGCAGGAAGCCACTACCACTGTTTGTTTCagcaaaggaaattaaaaacctAAGTTGCAGCTTTCAGTGCTGTAGAAAAGGTATAACATTGAAATGTTTTTCAACAATTGCACTACAGAAACTGTTTgcaaatattcatatattaaacTGACCAATAAAAGTTATGATTTGAGAAATACATAGTCTTCCCAAAAGTGACTGCATTGTTTATTAAAAAGTCTCCCACGCCATTAGAAAGCCCAGTACAGTAGCACACAATGAAAAGTTTCCTGCAGAGGTGAGATTACCTGTAGGTAAACGTGTATGTAACGGAGGTGAAATTACCTGCAGTTAGTGATTTTACACGTGATATCAAACGGCTCCTCCAGATTGACAGTATCTGGAATAGTCTCTAAAGAAAGCCTTACATCCCCATAGCCTGGAGCCTGAAAAATCACAGAAATATAAaggaaagtttatttttatacacaATAATTATTTGAAACCCTGAATGACAAAGTCAGTTTCCTGCTATGAGCACACATTACAAGAATTAGTTGCTATATAGTTGAAAAATCTCCACCTTATCCACAGCTAAACCCCAGAGTATGGTGTAACAGAAATCAGTGCAAGGATGATGCCACATATCTAAGGAAGGCTCAAACGGAAAAGACTAATCTCTTGTTACCTACATACTACTATATATTATACAAGTGACCCTCATCTTGCCATCAattcttttatttgttattaaagGTAAGCCGTGTGAGAGCTGTACAAAGGGGACATATTGACAACTGCAGTAAGCAGGTAGTTTTCTTTAGTAAAACATTTATGTCCTCttgaaacaatttaaataaatgttttgtaatTATCCCAGTACTCAGCACTagatattttatttcttaaagGGTTTTTTACATGGTGTTATTTAGCAGGTTATATATTTATCAGTTGAAAACTAAACAACTCCCCAACATATCAAACATTAGGATTAGGTATGAGCCAGAGAGGTTTTGGCTCTATGTTGGTGCTGTACCATTCTCTGTAGCTGACTGGTCTGTAGTCTTCCTCTTTCCCCCAAGTTGGTTTTCCACACTATGTCCAGTTTGCCGATCACTGTGACCCCCTTGATAACACCGGCCTTCTCAGCAAACTCTGGTTTGGGCTTCAAGCAGTACAAGTACTGTCGCGTGTCCATGGGCTGTAAATAAGTCTTCGTTCCAAATGTAGATAACCTACAGTGCAGAGATGACTGGTCAGCAAGGTATCTAATCCTAGGTGGCACAGCTGGGAGACATTTCAATATGGGTGACCAGTGCACTTTTGTAGTCTCCAGTGGAATAAGAAAAATACTTTGAATTGACAAATATATAAACACGCAAAGCCAGTGGGACACAATAAGGGGACCACATGCAGCCCTCCTTACCATTATAAATTCCTCTCTACGTTTGTTTTACGGATTTGCTTAGGCTTTATATATGCACACACTGGAGTATCCTTACCCTTCACCATCACTGACCACAGTGTTCAGCTCGGTCACGTTGTACATTATGGACGGCTCTAAGGACACCTTCTCCATAAACATCGGTGAAGTGGTGATATTCTGGATTTGGGCCTCCAGAAACACTTCATCTGTCTGCAAAGTCACACAGGTTGTTAGAGGCAAGTTCTGAGCATAAGGGAGGTAGACACAATGCATTTTAGATCATCTTTATTGAATGTGATTAGTGTCATGCCTGGAAATCAAAGTTATCACGATTAATGGACGTTCCAACCGGCATCCAAAACGTAAGAATCAGAAGCAAAGTTAGTCAAATGGTATTTTGGAGCAAGCAATGGATGTGGGATAGGCTCAGATTTAGGAGGAGGTGCTGCTTTGTCTGCACAGCAGGGAAGGCGATTTGCTGCTTTTCAGAGCTTCTTTATCAAATACTCCCATATTTAAAAGACCACAccaacctaaaatacaagttgtcttCTAAAACAAAGTCTActaataacaattaaaaaaccccaaaactataatatatatatttatatttttgatcGTAATATATTGCGCCCATCGCTATAACGATT
The Mixophyes fleayi isolate aMixFle1 chromosome 1, aMixFle1.hap1, whole genome shotgun sequence DNA segment above includes these coding regions:
- the TRAPPC13 gene encoding trafficking protein particle complex subunit 13 isoform X4 produces the protein MDVNQPKQEHLLALKVMRLTKPTLFTNIPVTCEDRDLPGDLFSALMREDPSTVKGAEILMLGEMLTLPQNFGNIFLGETFSSYISVHNDSNQIVKDIQVKADLQTSSQRLNLSASTAVVAELKPDSCIDDVIHHEVKEIGTHILVCAVSYTTQTGEKMYFRKFFKFQVLKPLDVKTKFYNAETDEVFLEAQIQNITTSPMFMEKVSLEPSIMYNVTELNTVVSDGEGLSTFGTKTYLQPMDTRQYLYCLKPKPEFAEKAGVIKGVTVIGKLDIVWKTNLGERGRLQTSQLQRMAPGYGDVRLSLETIPDTVNLEEPFDITCKITNCSERTMDLILEMCNTNAIHWCCVSGRQLGKLHPNSSLYLTLTLLSSVQGLQSVSGLRLTDTFLKRTYEYDDIAQVCVVSSKIQVEH
- the TRAPPC13 gene encoding trafficking protein particle complex subunit 13 isoform X2, coding for MDVNQPKQEHLLALKVMRLTKPTLFTNIPVTCEDRDLPGDLFSALMREDPSTVKGAEILMLGEMLTLPQNFGNIFLGETFSSYISVHNDSNQIVKDIQVKADLQTSSQRLNLSASTAVVAELKPDSCIDDVIHHEVKEIGTHILVCAVSYTTQTGEKMYFRKFFKFQVLKPLDVKTKFYNAESDLSSVTDEVFLEAQIQNITTSPMFMEKVSLEPSIMYNVTELNTVVSDGEGLSTFGTKTYLQPMDTRQYLYCLKPKPEFAEKAGVIKGVTVIGKLDIVWKTNLGERGRLQTSQLQRMAPGYGDVRLSLETIPDTVNLEEPFDITCKITNCSERTMDLILEMCNTNAIHWCCVSGRQLGKLHPNSSLYLTLTLLSSVQGLQSVSGLRLTDTFLKRTYEYDDIAQVCVVSSKIQVEH
- the TRAPPC13 gene encoding trafficking protein particle complex subunit 13 isoform X1, whose amino-acid sequence is MDVNQPKQEHLLALKVMRLTKPTLFTNIPVTCEDRDLPGDLFSALMREDPSTVKGAEILMLGEMLTLPQNFGNIFLGETFSSYISVHNDSNQIVKDIQVKADLQTSSQRLNLSASTAVVAELKPDSCIDDVIHHEVKEIGTHILVCAVSYTTQTGEKMYFRKFFKFQVLKPLDVKTKFYNAESDLSSVTDEVFLEAQIQNITTSPMFMEKVSLEPSIMYNVTELNTVVSDGEGLSTFGTKTYLQPMDTRQYLYCLKPKPEFAEKAGVIKGVTVIGKLDIVWKTNLGERGRLQTSQLQRMAPGYGDVRLSLETIPDTVNLEEPFDITCKITNCSSERTMDLILEMCNTNAIHWCCVSGRQLGKLHPNSSLYLTLTLLSSVQGLQSVSGLRLTDTFLKRTYEYDDIAQVCVVSSKIQVEH
- the TRAPPC13 gene encoding trafficking protein particle complex subunit 13 isoform X3, which encodes MDVNQPKQEHLLALKVMRLTKPTLFTNIPVTCEDRDLPGDLFSALMREDPSTVKGAEILMLGEMLTLPQNFGNIFLGETFSSYISVHNDSNQIVKDIQVKADLQTSSQRLNLSASTAVVAELKPDSCIDDVIHHEVKEIGTHILVCAVSYTTQTGEKMYFRKFFKFQVLKPLDVKTKFYNAETDEVFLEAQIQNITTSPMFMEKVSLEPSIMYNVTELNTVVSDGEGLSTFGTKTYLQPMDTRQYLYCLKPKPEFAEKAGVIKGVTVIGKLDIVWKTNLGERGRLQTSQLQRMAPGYGDVRLSLETIPDTVNLEEPFDITCKITNCSSERTMDLILEMCNTNAIHWCCVSGRQLGKLHPNSSLYLTLTLLSSVQGLQSVSGLRLTDTFLKRTYEYDDIAQVCVVSSKIQVEH